A window of the Hordeum vulgare subsp. vulgare chromosome 5H, MorexV3_pseudomolecules_assembly, whole genome shotgun sequence genome harbors these coding sequences:
- the LOC123397282 gene encoding calmodulin-like protein 5, whose translation MAAGAAAAISSEQMSEFREAFAFFDKDGDGCITAEELSTVIRSLGQTPTPEELRDMVRDVDADGNGTIEFAEFLALMSRKADADADASDPEEELREAFRVFDKDRDGHISKAELRHVMISLGEKLTDEEVEEMIQEADLDGDGLVNFDEFVRMMMLSESDQQQH comes from the coding sequence atggCTGCCGGTGCCGCAGCAGCGATCAGCTCGGAGCAGATGAGCGAGTTCCGGGAGGCCTTCGCCTTCTTCGACAAGGACGGGGACGGCTGCATCACGGCGGAGGAGCTGTCCACGGTCATCCGGTCCCTGGGCCAGACCCCGACGCCCGAGGAGCTGCGGGACATGGTGCGCGACGTGGACGCCGACGGCAACGGCACCATCGAGTTCGCCGAGTTCCTCGCGCTCATGTCACGCAAGGCCGACGCCGACGCGGACGCCAGCGACCCCGAGGAGGAGCTCCGGGAGGCCTTCAGGGTCTTCGACAAGGACCGCGACGGCCACATCTCCAAGGCCGAGCTGCGGCACGTCATGATCAGCCTCGGCGAGAAGCTCACcgacgaggaggtggaggagatgaTCCAGGAGGCCGACCTCGACGGCGACGGCCTCGTCAACTTCGACGAGTTCGTCAGGATGATGATGCTCTCCGAGTCCGATCAGCAGCAGCACTGA